Proteins co-encoded in one Sulfurimonas sp. HSL1-2 genomic window:
- a CDS encoding histidine triad nucleotide-binding protein, with protein MCLFCKIANNELSANTVHENDDFIAFHDINPKAPVHVLAIPKTHVDSFNDVTPEMMAAMTAFIQEVVEKVDVKESGYRVITNIGENGGQEVKHLHFHILGGARLRWGHFADADPKDFL; from the coding sequence ATGTGTCTTTTCTGCAAAATCGCCAACAATGAACTGAGTGCCAACACGGTGCATGAAAACGACGATTTTATCGCCTTCCACGACATCAATCCCAAGGCCCCGGTCCATGTGCTCGCCATTCCCAAAACCCACGTTGACAGCTTCAACGACGTGACGCCGGAGATGATGGCCGCTATGACTGCATTTATCCAGGAAGTAGTCGAAAAGGTTGATGTGAAAGAGAGCGGCTACCGTGTCATTACCAATATCGGGGAAAACGGCGGCCAGGAGGTCAAGCACCTCCATTTCCACATTCTCGGCGGTGCCAGACTCCGCTGGGGCCACTTCGCAGACGCGGACCCGAAAGACTTTTTATAA
- a CDS encoding polyprenyl synthetase family protein — protein MVEAVARRMQEMVAAVGYPYATGLFETLSGGKRLRARLIMMIAGESDASVTLAAVIELIHAASLLHDDVIDEAQLRRGTPSVNATEGSKQAVMLGDILYSKAFSELTQFDAQIAKTVADAVTSLSVGEMMDVQMAKAFNEDDTRYLQMLYLKTGVLIEAAAKSAAMLVGKNAGAYALYGKNLGVAFQIIDDILDIVSDEATLGKPAMNDFVEGKCTLPYIHLYRTLEGEARERLIALHGKSATAEETRWLKEQLEASGAVKAAYAQARRLSDEAKQAVSGDAPLEAVIESMMQRTF, from the coding sequence ATGGTCGAAGCGGTAGCGCGCAGAATGCAGGAGATGGTCGCAGCGGTGGGATACCCGTACGCGACCGGGCTTTTTGAAACACTGTCCGGCGGTAAGCGCCTCCGTGCCCGGCTGATCATGATGATCGCGGGCGAGAGCGACGCTTCCGTGACACTGGCCGCGGTGATCGAGCTGATCCACGCCGCCAGCCTGCTGCACGACGACGTCATCGACGAGGCCCAGCTGCGCCGCGGCACCCCTTCGGTCAATGCGACCGAGGGGAGCAAGCAGGCGGTGATGCTCGGCGATATCCTCTACTCCAAGGCGTTCAGCGAACTGACACAGTTCGACGCGCAGATCGCAAAGACCGTTGCAGATGCCGTTACGTCGCTCTCGGTCGGCGAGATGATGGATGTGCAGATGGCGAAAGCATTCAACGAGGATGATACCCGCTATCTGCAGATGCTCTATCTCAAAACGGGGGTCCTGATCGAAGCCGCGGCAAAAAGTGCCGCCATGCTGGTCGGCAAGAATGCCGGGGCGTATGCGCTCTACGGCAAAAACCTCGGGGTCGCCTTCCAGATCATCGACGACATCCTCGATATCGTTTCCGATGAAGCGACGCTGGGCAAACCGGCGATGAACGACTTTGTCGAGGGCAAATGCACCCTGCCGTATATCCACCTCTACCGCACCCTCGAAGGGGAGGCGAGAGAACGCCTCATTGCCCTTCACGGCAAAAGTGCGACGGCGGAGGAGACCCGCTGGCTCAAGGAGCAGCTGGAGGCAAGCGGTGCGGTCAAAGCCGCCTACGCACAGGCCCGCCGTCTCAGTGACGAGGCAAAACAGGCGGTCAGCGGCGACGCGCCGCTCGAAGCGGTCATTGAATCCATGATGCAAAGAACCTTCTGA
- the hemA gene encoding glutamyl-tRNA reductase, with amino-acid sequence MHYLILSFTHKNTTLPIRDKLAFNDDKTKETFLARTLEAPYLNEAFVLSTCNRIELISSCNNPGEAAKHLFMLLHQHSGISLNELEGRAELFEDQGAIHHLFSVASSLDSLIVGETQISGQLKDAYRFALERGYCGDKLTRAVNYAFKCAAEVRNRTDISSKPVSVASVAVAAARRAFGTLAGKRALVIGSGEMSVIAARTLKNHGAEVSLMNRTMAKVEALAEEVNGTLVPFTRLKDVLAEYDMIFTATSAEEPIIDGKLGLKKERECHWFDMAVPRDIGDIDHAMVTVHRVDDLKNTVDENIMLREEEAKASFAIVGRYTAEFYAWLKSLNIEPLIKELYRRADTAAATEAARVVGKGYLPETYEAQAQKMALQAIKRFLHPQVQQLRKAADEGDIDAMIDSMAFILDMSEE; translated from the coding sequence ATGCACTACCTCATTCTCAGTTTTACGCACAAAAACACGACGCTCCCCATCCGGGACAAGCTGGCGTTCAACGATGATAAAACCAAAGAGACGTTTCTCGCCCGTACCCTGGAAGCCCCCTACCTGAACGAAGCCTTCGTCCTCTCCACCTGCAACCGTATCGAGCTCATCAGCAGCTGCAACAATCCCGGCGAAGCGGCCAAACACCTCTTTATGCTGCTGCACCAGCACTCGGGCATCAGCCTCAACGAGCTGGAAGGGCGCGCAGAGCTCTTCGAAGACCAGGGGGCGATCCACCACCTCTTCAGCGTCGCCAGTTCGCTGGATTCGCTTATCGTCGGCGAGACCCAGATCTCCGGCCAGCTCAAAGACGCCTACCGTTTCGCCCTGGAACGCGGCTACTGCGGCGACAAACTGACCCGGGCGGTCAACTACGCGTTCAAGTGCGCGGCCGAAGTCCGCAACCGTACCGACATCTCCTCCAAGCCGGTCTCCGTCGCCAGCGTCGCCGTGGCTGCGGCCCGCCGGGCGTTCGGGACGCTTGCGGGCAAACGGGCGCTGGTCATCGGTTCGGGTGAAATGTCCGTGATCGCGGCGCGGACCCTGAAAAACCACGGGGCGGAGGTCAGCCTGATGAACCGCACGATGGCGAAGGTGGAAGCGCTGGCCGAAGAGGTCAACGGGACGCTGGTCCCCTTTACGCGCCTCAAGGATGTGCTGGCCGAATACGACATGATCTTTACGGCCACGAGCGCGGAAGAGCCCATTATCGACGGCAAGCTCGGCCTGAAAAAGGAACGGGAGTGCCACTGGTTCGACATGGCGGTCCCGCGGGACATCGGTGACATCGACCACGCGATGGTGACGGTGCACCGGGTCGACGACCTGAAAAACACGGTTGATGAGAACATCATGCTGCGCGAAGAGGAGGCGAAGGCCTCCTTCGCCATCGTCGGCCGCTACACGGCGGAGTTCTACGCCTGGCTGAAATCGCTCAACATCGAACCGCTGATCAAGGAGCTCTACCGCCGTGCGGATACGGCGGCGGCGACGGAGGCGGCCCGTGTAGTGGGCAAGGGGTATCTGCCCGAAACGTATGAAGCCCAGGCGCAGAAGATGGCCCTGCAGGCGATCAAGCGTTTCCTGCACCCGCAGGTACAGCAGCTGCGGAAAGCAGCTGACGAAGGCGACATCGACGCCATGATCGATTCGATGGCATTTATTTTAGACATGAGTGAGGAGTAA
- a CDS encoding proline--tRNA ligase, with protein sequence MRMSQAFIPTEKEAPKDAVLPSHIYLTRAGFIAQVASGLYNLMPLGKRVLKKIETIINEEMARAGAQEVELSFVTPAELWEESGRIEKFGKELLRFRDRKENLFVLGPTHEEMMVNLVRNRVNSYKQLPLNLYQIKTKFRDEARPRFGLMRAREFVMKDGYSFHTSYEDLDREFDAMEAAYKRVLERLGLDFRIVEADSGAIGGSGSKELMVLADSGEDTLAVCDRCEYGANIEAARRSERRAIPEAPEADFNKFATPGIKSIEDLGGFFHVDPYYTLKAVAKRAIYEEGDEVVVFFLRGCDDLQEVKAVNACGALDLVDVSEEELSALGLVPGFIGPLDLDSVRTIFDADVKGASNMICGANEADYHYVGVDLSVLPEAAQYAALYEVKEGDGCPVCDGTLSYTKGIEVGHIFKLGTVYSAPLGAQFLNENGKAEPFVMGTYGMGVSRLIAAVIEQHHDEKGCVWTKATAPYLVNLMISNIKDEEQVALAESLYASLQAAGVDVIMDDRKERFGFKAKDAELVGYPLTVIIGKELANGIVQFFDRAEDTKTDVPSSEAFARIMEWIG encoded by the coding sequence ATGCGTATGTCCCAGGCTTTTATCCCGACGGAGAAGGAGGCGCCCAAAGACGCGGTGCTCCCGAGCCACATCTATCTGACCCGGGCCGGGTTTATCGCCCAGGTCGCCAGCGGGCTGTACAACCTGATGCCGTTGGGCAAACGGGTGCTGAAAAAGATCGAAACGATCATCAACGAAGAGATGGCGCGTGCCGGTGCACAGGAGGTGGAACTCAGTTTCGTCACCCCGGCCGAGCTGTGGGAAGAGAGCGGCCGGATCGAGAAGTTCGGCAAGGAACTCCTGCGCTTCCGCGACCGTAAAGAGAACCTTTTCGTCCTGGGGCCGACCCACGAGGAGATGATGGTCAACCTCGTACGTAACCGCGTCAACAGCTACAAGCAGCTGCCGCTGAACCTCTACCAGATCAAGACGAAGTTCCGCGACGAGGCACGTCCGCGTTTCGGCCTGATGCGCGCCCGCGAGTTCGTCATGAAAGACGGCTACAGTTTCCACACCTCCTACGAGGACCTCGACCGCGAGTTCGATGCGATGGAAGCGGCCTACAAGCGCGTCCTGGAGCGCCTGGGACTTGACTTCCGCATCGTCGAGGCCGACAGCGGCGCGATCGGCGGCTCGGGCTCGAAAGAGCTGATGGTGCTCGCCGACAGCGGCGAAGATACCCTGGCGGTCTGCGACCGCTGTGAATACGGCGCGAACATCGAGGCGGCCCGACGTTCGGAACGCAGGGCGATTCCCGAAGCGCCGGAAGCGGACTTCAACAAGTTTGCGACACCGGGCATCAAGAGCATCGAGGATCTCGGCGGCTTTTTCCACGTCGACCCCTACTACACGCTCAAGGCCGTGGCCAAGCGGGCGATCTACGAAGAGGGCGATGAGGTCGTCGTCTTCTTCCTGCGCGGCTGCGACGACCTGCAGGAGGTCAAAGCGGTGAACGCCTGCGGTGCGCTCGACCTGGTCGATGTCAGCGAAGAGGAGCTCTCCGCACTGGGGCTGGTGCCGGGCTTCATCGGGCCGCTGGACCTCGACAGCGTACGCACGATCTTTGATGCGGACGTCAAAGGGGCATCCAACATGATCTGCGGTGCTAACGAAGCGGACTACCACTATGTCGGCGTCGATCTTTCCGTGCTGCCCGAAGCGGCGCAGTATGCCGCGCTGTACGAGGTCAAAGAGGGCGACGGCTGTCCGGTCTGCGACGGGACGCTCTCCTATACGAAAGGGATCGAGGTCGGGCACATCTTCAAGCTCGGCACGGTCTACTCGGCACCGCTGGGGGCACAGTTCCTTAACGAAAACGGCAAAGCGGAGCCCTTTGTCATGGGCACCTACGGGATGGGCGTGAGCCGTCTCATCGCCGCCGTGATCGAGCAGCACCATGATGAGAAAGGGTGCGTCTGGACAAAGGCGACGGCACCGTACCTGGTCAACCTGATGATCTCCAACATCAAAGACGAGGAGCAGGTGGCCCTGGCGGAGAGCCTTTACGCTTCACTGCAGGCGGCAGGTGTTGACGTCATCATGGATGACCGCAAGGAGCGTTTCGGCTTCAAGGCGAAAGATGCGGAGCTGGTCGGTTACCCGCTTACCGTCATTATCGGCAAGGAGCTGGCGAACGGGATCGTGCAGTTCTTTGACCGTGCCGAAGATACGAAAACCGATGTGCCTTCTTCCGAGGCCTTCGCGCGCATCATGGAGTGGATCGGATGA
- a CDS encoding cytochrome C: MKKVVFPVLLAALMTGVVSEAAVYKGQREFHKQCKACHDDGQDIASTFKRRTWKKMMEKNGEGLAELHLNNEKAKKSWKYFKSKKFQKNSKHLKDFMVEYAKDSGNVPACN; this comes from the coding sequence ATGAAGAAGGTCGTTTTCCCTGTTCTTTTAGCGGCACTGATGACCGGTGTTGTCAGCGAGGCCGCCGTTTACAAAGGGCAGCGCGAGTTTCACAAGCAGTGTAAGGCTTGTCATGATGACGGGCAGGATATCGCCTCCACCTTCAAAAGAAGGACATGGAAGAAGATGATGGAGAAAAACGGCGAAGGGTTGGCCGAACTGCATCTTAACAACGAGAAAGCGAAGAAATCCTGGAAATACTTCAAGAGCAAGAAGTTCCAGAAGAATTCGAAACATCTCAAGGACTTCATGGTCGAATACGCCAAGGACAGCGGGAACGTTCCCGCCTGTAACTAA
- the pheS gene encoding phenylalanine--tRNA ligase subunit alpha — protein MQEWYDAIASAQSVDKLEEIRIAVFGKKGVLAAEFAKMKSVPSEEKGAFAKELNEHKAGLTEAFNARKEILALEALEAGMKAEAIDVTLFGRGSERGALHPVMQTMDRIVEYFVAMNFSVKTGPMVEDDFHNFEALNLPKYHPARDMQDTFYFKDEMLLRTHTSPVQIRTMKREKPPIRMIAPGAVFRRDYDLTHTPMFHQVEGLLVDEEGKVSFANLKFILEDFLKYMFGDVEVRFRPSFFPFTEPSAEVDISCIFCGGDGCRVCSKTGWLEVLGCGIVDPNVFKAVGYENVSGYAFGLGVERFAMLIHRIGDLRSLFEGDIRLLEQFK, from the coding sequence TTGCAGGAGTGGTATGACGCCATTGCGTCGGCGCAGAGTGTCGACAAGCTTGAAGAGATCCGTATTGCGGTGTTCGGGAAAAAAGGGGTGCTCGCGGCTGAGTTCGCGAAGATGAAGTCCGTTCCCAGCGAGGAGAAGGGGGCTTTTGCCAAGGAGCTGAACGAGCATAAGGCCGGTCTGACCGAGGCCTTCAATGCCCGCAAAGAGATCCTGGCTCTCGAGGCGCTCGAGGCGGGCATGAAAGCGGAAGCGATCGACGTCACGCTGTTCGGACGCGGGAGCGAACGCGGTGCGCTGCACCCGGTGATGCAGACGATGGACCGCATCGTCGAATATTTCGTCGCCATGAACTTCTCGGTCAAAACCGGGCCGATGGTCGAAGATGATTTCCACAATTTCGAGGCGCTGAACCTGCCCAAGTACCACCCGGCACGCGACATGCAGGATACGTTTTATTTCAAAGACGAGATGCTGCTGCGCACGCATACCTCCCCGGTACAGATCCGCACGATGAAGCGGGAGAAGCCGCCGATCCGTATGATCGCGCCGGGCGCCGTGTTCCGCCGCGACTACGACCTGACGCACACCCCGATGTTCCACCAGGTCGAGGGGCTCCTTGTCGACGAAGAGGGGAAGGTCTCCTTCGCGAACCTGAAGTTCATCCTCGAGGACTTCCTCAAGTACATGTTCGGCGATGTTGAAGTCCGCTTCCGCCCGAGCTTCTTTCCGTTCACGGAACCGTCCGCGGAAGTTGACATCAGCTGTATCTTCTGCGGCGGCGACGGCTGCCGCGTCTGTTCGAAGACCGGGTGGCTGGAAGTCCTGGGGTGCGGGATCGTCGATCCCAACGTCTTCAAGGCGGTCGGCTATGAAAACGTCAGCGGCTACGCCTTCGGCCTCGGCGTGGAGCGTTTTGCGATGCTGATCCACCGTATCGGGGATCTGCGGTCGCTGTTTGAGGGCGATATCAGACTTCTGGAGCAGTTCAAATGA
- a CDS encoding OsmC family protein yields the protein MKVTISHLDEMRFEAKTDRGQSFVIDCPVISPIEYFLSGLVACTTSDLIAIPKKQGKTVTNLSVEGEVVRNETPPCKFNTLHLDYRFDSDADDMTALRWVMGSIETYCSTINTVRDTTKISYSVTHNGNVLRENEEIISGQGGNIDFGEIEACPS from the coding sequence ATGAAAGTAACGATTTCCCACCTGGATGAGATGCGTTTCGAAGCAAAAACGGACCGCGGACAGAGCTTTGTCATTGACTGCCCGGTGATCTCGCCGATCGAATATTTCCTCTCCGGCCTTGTCGCCTGTACGACCAGCGACCTCATTGCCATCCCGAAAAAGCAGGGCAAGACGGTCACGAACCTCAGTGTCGAGGGTGAGGTCGTACGCAACGAAACACCGCCGTGCAAGTTCAACACCCTTCACCTCGACTACCGCTTTGACTCCGATGCCGACGATATGACGGCGCTGCGCTGGGTCATGGGCAGCATCGAGACCTACTGCTCGACGATCAACACCGTCCGTGATACGACGAAGATCAGCTACTCCGTCACGCACAACGGTAACGTACTGCGTGAAAACGAAGAGATTATCAGTGGGCAGGGTGGCAATATCGACTTCGGTGAAATCGAAGCCTGCCCTAGCTAA
- the hemC gene encoding hydroxymethylbilane synthase — protein MKKLVIATRGSKLALWQSEHIKAVLEEQNPGLEVSLKIVVTSGDKILDVPLAKIGGKGLFLKEIEETMLAGEAQLAVHSLKDVPTQMPDGLLLAAITEREDDRDAMLSEKYASIDALPQGAVVGTSSLRRRMQILALRPDLTIKDLRGNVDTRIRKLKEGEFDAIILASAGINRLGLLDSVEYVYPIALTDMVPAMGQGALGIEAVDDPEVLAIARGLEDENTRIETTIEREFVDTLQGGCQVPIGVNATVLENGQVLTQAIVGLPDGTEVIAETVEVPKASVGNLGRQMAETFIEQGARELLARAEEMAFK, from the coding sequence ATGAAGAAACTCGTCATCGCAACCCGCGGAAGCAAGCTGGCACTCTGGCAGTCCGAACACATCAAGGCCGTTCTTGAAGAGCAGAACCCGGGACTGGAAGTGTCGCTAAAAATCGTCGTAACGAGCGGCGACAAGATCCTCGATGTACCGCTCGCAAAGATCGGCGGCAAGGGGCTCTTTCTCAAGGAGATCGAAGAGACGATGCTGGCGGGCGAAGCCCAGCTCGCCGTCCACTCGCTCAAAGACGTTCCGACACAGATGCCCGACGGGCTCCTGCTCGCGGCGATCACGGAACGCGAAGACGACCGTGACGCGATGCTGAGCGAAAAGTATGCCAGCATCGACGCCCTGCCGCAGGGGGCCGTCGTCGGTACCTCCTCGCTGCGCCGCCGGATGCAGATCCTCGCCCTGCGCCCCGACCTGACCATCAAGGACCTCCGCGGGAACGTCGATACCCGTATCCGCAAGCTCAAAGAGGGCGAATTCGACGCGATCATTCTCGCTTCTGCGGGTATCAACCGCCTGGGGCTGCTCGACAGCGTCGAGTACGTCTACCCGATCGCACTGACCGACATGGTCCCGGCAATGGGGCAGGGAGCGCTCGGGATTGAGGCGGTCGATGACCCGGAGGTGCTCGCCATCGCACGCGGACTCGAAGACGAAAACACGCGCATCGAGACGACGATCGAGCGCGAATTCGTCGATACGCTGCAGGGCGGTTGCCAGGTGCCGATCGGTGTCAATGCCACGGTCCTCGAGAACGGCCAGGTGCTCACCCAGGCGATTGTCGGGCTCCCGGACGGAACCGAAGTGATCGCCGAAACGGTTGAAGTACCGAAAGCATCCGTCGGCAATCTCGGCCGGCAGATGGCGGAGACGTTTATCGAACAGGGTGCCCGGGAACTGCTTGCCAGGGCCGAAGAGATGGCCTTCAAATAG
- a CDS encoding thioredoxin domain-containing protein, whose product MSKLSATMLISASVFAATNSEVETFLTNNLSKNPAISSLTVKVIERNPIDGMKGWDSFIVALDAKVKQGKEEREVKQRVIYFANDTVITGELTNMKTGKSLRDSVAPQFKADYYTQENLIYGNADAKHKVAIFSDPLCPFCRSYVPKALEYMKQYPETFAVYYYHFPLERLHPAASTLTRAAVAAELQGRKDVTLALYSVPTTITRETDEQKILDAFNKAVNTNLKVSDLHAAAVNAHVDADNDIIESLMVSGTPTVYFDGEKDATKNRYKEVNVK is encoded by the coding sequence ATGTCGAAATTGTCAGCGACGATGCTGATAAGCGCTAGCGTTTTTGCCGCGACCAACAGCGAAGTCGAAACCTTCCTTACAAACAATCTCTCCAAAAATCCGGCGATTTCGTCACTGACCGTCAAAGTGATTGAACGCAACCCGATTGATGGCATGAAAGGATGGGACAGTTTCATCGTGGCGCTGGATGCCAAAGTCAAGCAGGGCAAAGAGGAGCGCGAGGTCAAGCAGCGCGTGATCTATTTTGCCAATGACACGGTAATCACCGGCGAACTGACGAATATGAAGACGGGCAAAAGCCTGCGCGACAGTGTAGCGCCGCAGTTCAAAGCCGACTACTACACCCAAGAGAACCTGATTTACGGAAATGCGGACGCCAAGCACAAAGTCGCGATCTTCTCCGATCCGCTCTGCCCCTTCTGCCGCAGCTACGTCCCCAAAGCACTGGAGTATATGAAGCAGTATCCGGAGACCTTTGCCGTCTACTACTACCACTTCCCGCTGGAGCGGCTGCACCCGGCAGCCTCGACGCTGACGCGTGCGGCGGTGGCCGCGGAACTGCAGGGACGCAAGGATGTAACGCTGGCGCTCTACAGCGTACCGACGACCATTACGCGTGAAACGGACGAGCAGAAGATTCTCGATGCCTTCAATAAAGCCGTCAATACGAACCTCAAAGTCAGCGACCTGCACGCGGCGGCCGTCAACGCCCATGTGGATGCGGACAATGACATTATCGAATCCCTGATGGTCAGCGGGACGCCGACAGTCTATTTCGACGGCGAGAAAGATGCGACCAAAAACCGTTATAAGGAAGTCAACGTTAAATGA
- a CDS encoding DUF2018 family protein — protein MYEALFEDEGDIFGGSPRSKFMDVIFNANRSVAEGELQRLIERLAAMEKLLGQTMDDATIDRTIKQLQFEEADAVNDMAKELYIESMGNVLSQSE, from the coding sequence ATGTACGAAGCACTTTTTGAAGACGAAGGCGATATCTTCGGCGGTTCGCCCCGCAGCAAATTCATGGACGTGATCTTCAACGCCAACCGTTCCGTCGCCGAAGGGGAGCTCCAGCGCCTCATCGAGCGCCTGGCGGCGATGGAGAAACTGCTCGGCCAGACCATGGACGATGCGACGATTGACCGGACGATCAAACAGCTTCAGTTCGAAGAAGCGGATGCCGTCAATGACATGGCGAAGGAACTCTATATCGAGTCGATGGGCAACGTCCTCAGTCAAAGCGAATAG
- the argH gene encoding argininosuccinate lyase: MEKMWSGRFSASASSLLDQFNASIMFDRELYREDIEGSLAHAAMLQSRGILSAEELEAIRGGLAQVRQEIESGEFEWNISDEDLHMAIEKRLTALIGDAGKKLHTARSRNDQVAVDFRRYVLRKDLEIAGQLKTLMQTLIDIAGRHTETLLPGMTHLQHAQPINFGFHLLAYASMFKRDIDRLLSSRERNNVSPLGCAALAGTPHNIDRSFTAHELGFDSVSVNCLDTVSDRDFALEILFNISTMMMHVSRLSEELILWSSYEFGFVELSDEYSTGSSIMPQKKNPDVPELLRGKTGRVYGALMGLLTVMKGLPLAYNKDTQEDKEGVFDAVATAHISLEILNEALKTMTVKPENMLAASKKGHLSATDLADYLVERCGVPFREAHFITGKAVARAEVLGIDLSEIAFGELKAIDERIGEDVIPHLQLAHSMNARTSSGGTATVRTLEQIVHFENYLKELDL, translated from the coding sequence ATGGAAAAAATGTGGTCCGGCCGTTTCAGCGCCTCAGCCTCTTCGCTTCTAGACCAGTTTAACGCCTCGATCATGTTCGACCGCGAACTGTACCGCGAAGACATCGAAGGTTCATTGGCACACGCCGCCATGCTGCAGAGCCGCGGCATCCTCAGTGCAGAAGAACTTGAAGCGATCCGCGGGGGACTGGCACAGGTACGTCAGGAGATCGAATCGGGCGAATTCGAGTGGAATATCAGCGACGAAGACCTGCACATGGCGATTGAAAAACGCCTCACCGCGCTCATCGGCGACGCCGGCAAGAAACTGCATACGGCCCGCAGCCGCAACGACCAGGTGGCCGTCGACTTCCGTCGCTACGTTCTGCGCAAGGACCTCGAGATCGCCGGTCAGCTTAAAACCCTGATGCAGACCCTCATTGACATTGCCGGCAGGCATACGGAGACACTGCTGCCGGGGATGACGCACCTGCAGCATGCCCAGCCGATCAACTTCGGTTTCCACCTGCTGGCGTACGCGAGCATGTTCAAACGCGATATCGACCGTCTCCTTTCCAGCCGCGAGCGCAACAATGTCTCCCCGCTGGGCTGTGCCGCACTGGCCGGTACCCCGCACAATATCGACCGCAGCTTTACCGCGCATGAACTGGGCTTTGACAGTGTCAGTGTCAACTGCCTGGATACGGTCAGCGACCGTGATTTCGCCCTGGAGATCCTCTTTAACATCTCGACGATGATGATGCACGTCTCCCGCCTGAGCGAAGAGCTGATCCTCTGGTCGAGCTATGAATTCGGTTTTGTCGAACTCTCCGACGAATACTCGACGGGCTCCTCGATTATGCCCCAGAAGAAGAACCCGGACGTCCCGGAACTGCTGCGGGGAAAAACGGGCCGTGTCTACGGCGCGCTGATGGGACTGCTGACGGTGATGAAGGGGCTGCCGCTCGCCTACAACAAAGATACCCAGGAGGACAAAGAGGGGGTCTTCGATGCCGTGGCAACAGCGCACATCTCCCTCGAGATCCTTAACGAAGCCCTCAAGACGATGACGGTCAAACCGGAGAACATGCTGGCAGCTTCGAAGAAAGGGCATCTGAGCGCCACCGACCTGGCCGACTACCTCGTCGAGCGCTGCGGGGTGCCGTTCCGCGAAGCGCACTTCATTACGGGTAAGGCCGTCGCCCGCGCCGAAGTCCTCGGAATAGACCTGAGCGAGATCGCCTTCGGCGAGCTCAAGGCCATTGACGAGCGTATCGGCGAAGATGTGATCCCGCATCTTCAGCTGGCACACTCCATGAACGCCCGTACCTCCTCCGGCGGGACGGCGACGGTACGCACGCTCGAACAGATCGTGCACTTCGAAAACTACCTCAAGGAGCTTGATTTATGA
- a CDS encoding FxsA family protein, which yields MIYFLLYLFLEVVVSVNIASAIGGIWTFVELIASALAGIVILANFRGTLAENINALNQARIDPFEFQQLNLFTILGAFLLIAPGFLTDILGVLLQFSVITKMLVNRFVSQSKHDSSTHFTQKDDHVIDVEIVSDDADKR from the coding sequence ATGATCTACTTTCTCCTCTATCTTTTCCTGGAAGTGGTCGTTTCCGTCAATATCGCTTCGGCGATCGGCGGCATCTGGACCTTCGTCGAGCTGATCGCGAGCGCCCTGGCGGGCATCGTGATTTTGGCAAACTTCCGGGGAACGCTGGCGGAGAATATCAACGCGCTGAACCAGGCGCGTATTGACCCCTTCGAGTTCCAACAGCTCAACCTCTTCACCATTCTGGGGGCTTTTTTGCTGATCGCCCCCGGTTTTCTGACCGATATCCTCGGCGTGCTGCTGCAGTTCAGCGTGATTACGAAGATGTTGGTTAACCGATTTGTGTCACAATCCAAGCACGATTCATCAACTCACTTCACACAAAAGGATGACCATGTCATTGATGTCGAAATTGTCAGCGACGATGCTGATAAGCGCTAG